The stretch of DNA TGCCACGGGAACCACGACATCGTCCAGCCGACGGAAGAATTCCTCGGGACCGGCCCGACGGGAAAATGCGGCTCCTGCCACGAGAAAGGCGACCGCTGCGACGTCGCCACGACCGCCATGCACAAGGACATCGTCGCGCTGCGGACGCGGATCGAAGCCGCGCACAAGATTCTCGACACCGCTTCCGAAGCCGGGATGGAGGTCTCCAAGCAGAAGTTCGACCTCACCAACGCCGAGGAAGCGCTCACGAAGGCGCGCACGGACGTGCACGAGCTCCAGCTCGCCGCCGTCCGCAAGGACGCCGACGAAGGGCTCGCGGTGGCCCGCGCCGCCGAGGCGGCCGGCCACAAGGCGATGGCCGAGCGGGACTATCGCCGCCGCGGACTCCTCCTCTCTCTCTTCCTGATCCTCTCCGCGATCGCCGCGCTCCTGTACAAGATCCGCGGCTGACGGCCGCCGGCTAGCCGGCGGCGTTCATCCCGGACGCCCGAAGTCTCCCCTTCCGGCGCGCGCGGTCCTTCATGAGGAAGAAGATCACCGGCGTGACGAGGAGCACGTGGATCGTCGACGTCACCATGCCGCCGACGATCGGCGCCGCGATCGGCCGCATGACCTCCGATCCCGTGCCGCTCGACCAGAAGATCGGGACGAGCGACAAGATGGCCGCCGACACCGTCATCAGTTTCGGGCGCAGGCGCAGGACCGAGCCTTCGCGCGTCGCCTCCAGGACGTCGTCGCGGGTCAGATCTCCCTTTCCGAGACGCTTGTCCAGGGCCTCGTGGAGGTAGATCACCATGATCACGCCGGTCTCGACCGCCACACCGTAGAGCGCGATGTAGCCGATCCAGACCGCGACGGAGAAGTTGTAGCCGAGGAGCCATTGGAGGATCACGCCGCCCGTCATCGCGTAGATCACGGAGAGCATCACGATCGACGCTTCGGAGGCGGACCGGAACGTCATGGTCAGCAGAACGAAGATCACCGCGAACACGATCGGGAGAACGATCTGAAGCGTCTTCTTCGCGTGGACCTGGAACTCGAACTGGCCCGCCCAGTCGAGC from Thermoanaerobaculia bacterium encodes:
- a CDS encoding efflux RND transporter permease subunit — its product is LDWAGQFEFQVHAKKTLQIVLPIVFAVIFVLLTMTFRSASEASIVMLSVIYAMTGGVILQWLLGYNFSVAVWIGYIALYGVAVETGVIMVIYLHEALDKRLGKGDLTRDDVLEATREGSVLRLRPKLMTVSAAILSLVPIFWSSGTGSEVMRPIAAPIVGGMVTSTIHVLLVTPVIFFLMKDRARRKGRLRASGMNAAG